One stretch of Amycolatopsis tolypomycina DNA includes these proteins:
- a CDS encoding carbohydrate ABC transporter permease — MTVLDKVAPEGSKAGERVSPRPTFRHRLSRWDVKVSPYLYIAPFFILFGIVGLFPLLYTAYVSLFKWEAGSDDPDFIGLDNFKELFADTQFWNALTNTISIFLLSSVPQLIIAVMLAALLGARLRGATGWRVGILLPYAASLVAIGIIFANLFGPKYGLINGVLQTIGLDPVDWQANRFGSHVAIAIMVNWRWTGYNALIVLAAMQAIPKELHEAAVIDGAGTWRRFWNVTLPLLRPTLIFITITSTIGGLQIFTEPKLFDAMPGSNNGGSTNQFQTVTLYLYQTAFQNADLGYASAIAWVLFLIIVLIALANFFITSRIASTPAVKVKKK, encoded by the coding sequence ATGACCGTCCTCGACAAGGTCGCGCCAGAAGGGAGTAAGGCCGGGGAGCGCGTGTCTCCCCGGCCCACCTTCCGTCACCGGTTGAGCCGGTGGGACGTCAAGGTCTCGCCGTACCTCTACATCGCGCCGTTCTTCATCCTCTTCGGGATCGTCGGGCTGTTCCCGCTGCTCTACACCGCCTACGTCTCGCTGTTCAAGTGGGAAGCCGGGAGCGACGACCCCGACTTCATCGGCCTCGACAACTTCAAGGAGCTCTTCGCCGACACGCAGTTCTGGAACGCGCTGACGAACACGATCAGCATCTTCCTGCTGTCCAGCGTCCCGCAGCTCATCATCGCGGTCATGCTGGCGGCGCTGCTCGGGGCCCGGCTGCGCGGCGCGACCGGCTGGCGCGTCGGCATCCTGCTGCCGTACGCGGCCAGCCTCGTCGCGATCGGCATCATCTTCGCCAACCTGTTCGGCCCGAAGTACGGGCTGATCAACGGCGTGCTGCAGACCATCGGCCTCGACCCGGTCGACTGGCAGGCCAACCGGTTCGGCAGCCACGTCGCGATCGCGATCATGGTGAACTGGCGCTGGACCGGCTACAACGCCCTGATCGTACTGGCGGCCATGCAGGCCATCCCCAAGGAACTGCACGAGGCCGCCGTGATCGACGGCGCGGGCACGTGGCGCCGCTTCTGGAACGTCACCCTGCCGCTGCTGCGGCCGACGCTGATCTTCATCACGATCACCTCGACGATCGGCGGCCTGCAGATCTTCACCGAGCCGAAGCTGTTCGACGCCATGCCGGGGTCGAACAACGGCGGTTCGACCAACCAGTTCCAGACCGTGACGCTGTACCTCTACCAGACGGCGTTCCAGAACGCCGACCTCGGCTACGCCTCGGCGATCGCCTGGGTGCTGTTCCTGATCATCGTGCTCATCGCGCTGGCGAACTTCTTCATCACCAGCCGGATCGCCAGCACCCCGGCGGTGAAGGTGAAGAAGAAATGA
- a CDS encoding IlvD/Edd family dehydratase, whose product MGLRSEAWFNNPADPGMTALYLERYQNWGLTREELQSGKPIIGIAQTGSDLTPCNRHHLQLADRTREGIREAGGIAIEFPVHPIQETGKRPTAALDRNLAYLGLVETLYGYPIDGVVLTTGCDKTTPACLMAAATVDIPAIVLSGGPMLNGWYDGKRTGSGTIIWKARELLAAGEIDDAGFMELVASSAPSPGHCNTMGTASTMNALAEALGMSLPGCAAIPAPHRDRARMAYRTGLRIVDMVREDLKPSDILTREAFENAIVVSSAIGGSTNAPIHIGAIARHIGVDLPLDDWQRLGHGVPLLVDLQPAGKYLGEEFHRAGGVPAVVHELMRHGLVHEDAPTVNGRTLGDNCRDAEAGDRDVIRTFDTALTPDAGFLVLKGNLFDAAIMKSSVISPEFRRRYLAGGVYEGTAVVFDGPEDYHARIDEADLGVDEHSLLVMRGTGPLGYPGSAEVVNMRPPAELIKRGVHELPCLGDGRQSGTSGSPSILNASPEAAAGGGLAVLRTGDRVRIDLGAGTADVLVSDEELARRHRELAEAGGYPVPESQTPWQQIQRSMVDQLCDGMVLRPAVAYQRIAATKGIPRDNH is encoded by the coding sequence ATGGGACTGCGCAGCGAAGCTTGGTTCAACAACCCCGCCGACCCCGGGATGACCGCGCTCTACCTCGAGCGGTACCAGAACTGGGGCCTGACCCGGGAGGAGCTGCAGTCCGGCAAGCCGATCATCGGGATCGCGCAGACCGGCTCCGACCTCACCCCCTGCAACCGCCACCACCTGCAGCTGGCCGACCGCACGCGCGAAGGCATCCGCGAGGCCGGCGGCATCGCCATCGAGTTCCCGGTCCACCCCATTCAAGAGACCGGCAAACGCCCGACCGCCGCGCTCGACCGCAACCTCGCCTACCTCGGCCTGGTCGAGACGCTCTACGGCTACCCGATCGACGGCGTCGTGCTCACCACCGGCTGCGACAAGACCACCCCGGCGTGCCTGATGGCCGCCGCGACCGTCGACATCCCGGCGATCGTGCTGTCCGGCGGCCCGATGCTCAACGGCTGGTACGACGGCAAGCGCACCGGCTCGGGCACGATCATCTGGAAGGCGCGGGAGCTGCTCGCGGCCGGCGAGATCGACGACGCCGGGTTCATGGAGCTCGTCGCGTCCTCGGCCCCCTCCCCCGGGCACTGCAACACGATGGGCACGGCGTCCACGATGAACGCCCTCGCCGAAGCCCTCGGCATGAGCCTCCCTGGCTGCGCGGCCATCCCGGCCCCGCACCGCGACCGGGCGCGGATGGCCTACCGGACCGGGCTGCGGATCGTCGACATGGTCCGCGAAGACCTCAAGCCGTCGGACATCCTGACGCGCGAGGCGTTCGAGAACGCCATCGTGGTGAGCTCCGCGATCGGCGGCTCGACCAACGCGCCCATCCACATCGGCGCGATCGCCCGGCACATCGGCGTCGACCTGCCCCTGGACGACTGGCAGCGGCTCGGTCACGGCGTCCCGCTGCTGGTCGACCTGCAGCCCGCCGGCAAGTACCTCGGCGAGGAGTTCCACCGCGCGGGCGGGGTCCCGGCCGTGGTGCACGAGCTGATGCGGCACGGGCTGGTCCACGAGGACGCGCCGACGGTCAACGGTCGCACCCTCGGCGACAACTGCCGGGACGCCGAGGCCGGCGACCGGGACGTCATCCGGACCTTCGACACCGCCCTCACCCCCGACGCCGGGTTCCTGGTGCTCAAGGGCAACCTCTTCGACGCGGCGATCATGAAGTCCAGCGTGATCTCGCCGGAGTTCCGGCGGCGGTACCTGGCCGGGGGCGTCTACGAAGGCACCGCGGTCGTGTTCGACGGCCCGGAGGACTACCACGCCCGCATCGACGAGGCGGACCTCGGCGTCGACGAGCACTCGCTGCTGGTCATGCGCGGCACCGGCCCGCTCGGCTACCCGGGCTCCGCGGAGGTGGTGAACATGCGGCCGCCGGCGGAGCTGATCAAGCGGGGCGTGCACGAGCTGCCCTGCCTCGGCGACGGCCGCCAGTCGGGCACCTCCGGCTCGCCGTCGATCCTCAACGCCTCGCCCGAAGCCGCGGCCGGCGGCGGTCTCGCCGTGCTGCGCACCGGGGACCGGGTCCGGATCGACCTCGGCGCCGGCACCGCGGACGTCCTCGTCTCCGACGAGGAACTCGCCCGGCGCCACCGGGAGCTGGCCGAGGCGGGCGGCTACCCCGTGCCCGAGTCGCAGACGCCGTGGCAGCAGATCCAGCGGTCGATGGTCGACCAGCTGTGTGACGGCATGGTGCTGCGCCCGGCCGTCGCGTACCAGCGCATCGCCGCGACGAAGGGCATTCCCCGCGACAACCACTGA
- a CDS encoding CBS domain-containing protein has product MTTARDIMTSDATCARESDTVHDAAVTMAQKSVGALPICGEDNRLKGMITDRDIVVKVLAEGKDPRAVHVGELAQGEVVTIGADDDAQEILRTMSEHRVRRLPVIDGHDLVGIVAQADVARALSNPSAGELVEALSYD; this is encoded by the coding sequence ATGACCACCGCACGCGACATCATGACGTCGGACGCGACCTGCGCCCGGGAGTCCGACACCGTGCACGACGCCGCGGTCACCATGGCCCAGAAGAGTGTCGGCGCGCTGCCGATCTGCGGTGAGGACAACCGGCTCAAGGGCATGATCACCGACCGCGACATCGTGGTGAAGGTGCTGGCCGAGGGCAAGGACCCGCGCGCGGTCCACGTCGGCGAACTCGCCCAGGGCGAGGTCGTCACGATCGGCGCGGACGACGACGCCCAGGAGATCCTGCGCACGATGTCCGAGCACCGCGTCCGCCGGCTGCCGGTGATCGACGGGCACGACCTCGTCGGGATCGTCGCCCAGGCCGACGTGGCCCGCGCGCTGTCGAACCCCAGCGCCGGCGAGCTGGTCGAGGCGCTGTCCTACGACTGA
- a CDS encoding DUF3040 domain-containing protein, producing the protein MLPDRERHALREIEAELRASDPAFAAALSGRSLRAPRRWSLLLLLCDITAVTMLLVGLFARDAALVLWGTVSAGALVAWHIARAEAIRESTEDGTAATGSR; encoded by the coding sequence ATGCTCCCGGATCGAGAACGCCACGCCCTGCGCGAAATCGAGGCGGAGCTGCGCGCGAGTGATCCCGCGTTCGCCGCCGCCCTCAGCGGCCGCTCGCTGCGCGCGCCCAGGCGGTGGAGCCTGTTGCTCCTGCTGTGCGACATCACGGCGGTGACGATGCTGCTCGTGGGCCTGTTCGCCCGCGACGCCGCGCTCGTGCTGTGGGGCACGGTGAGCGCGGGCGCACTGGTGGCCTGGCACATCGCCCGCGCCGAGGCCATCCGCGAGTCCACTGAGGACGGTACCGCCGCCACCGGTTCCCGCTGA
- a CDS encoding carbohydrate ABC transporter permease yields MTTLQSDIPTGSKPGIRQKVATLGKPRKATYIVLAIFVLGSLFPFYWSFLVASRDNGMLTERIPPFVPGGNFFANASRVFDTVPFWKALANSVIVSGTVTLTTVLFSALAGFAFAKLRFRGSNKLFVFIVVTLAVPTQLGIIPLFIAMSELGWTGSLTAVIVPNLVTAFGVFWMRQYTVDALPYELIEAARVDGCSMIRVFWNVCLPAVRPAAAILAMFTFMMSWNDFLWPLVVLDAGNPTVQVALEKLQSGYYVDYSLVLAGTTLATIPILIVFVLLGRQIVAGIMQGAVKG; encoded by the coding sequence ATGACCACACTCCAGAGTGACATCCCCACCGGAAGCAAACCGGGGATCCGGCAGAAGGTCGCCACGCTCGGCAAGCCCCGCAAGGCGACCTACATCGTGCTGGCGATCTTCGTGCTCGGCTCGCTGTTCCCGTTCTACTGGTCGTTCCTGGTGGCCAGCCGCGACAACGGGATGCTCACCGAGCGCATCCCGCCGTTCGTGCCCGGCGGCAACTTCTTCGCGAACGCGTCGCGGGTGTTCGACACCGTGCCGTTCTGGAAAGCGCTTGCCAACAGCGTCATCGTGTCCGGCACGGTGACGCTGACGACGGTGCTGTTCTCGGCGCTGGCCGGGTTCGCCTTCGCGAAACTGCGGTTCCGCGGGAGCAACAAGCTGTTCGTCTTCATCGTCGTCACGCTCGCGGTGCCCACCCAGCTGGGCATCATCCCGCTGTTCATCGCGATGTCCGAACTGGGCTGGACGGGCAGCCTGACGGCGGTGATCGTGCCCAACCTGGTCACCGCGTTCGGCGTGTTCTGGATGCGGCAGTACACAGTGGACGCTCTGCCGTACGAGCTCATCGAGGCCGCGCGCGTCGACGGCTGCAGCATGATCCGGGTCTTCTGGAACGTCTGCCTGCCCGCCGTGCGCCCGGCCGCGGCGATCCTCGCGATGTTCACGTTCATGATGTCCTGGAACGACTTCCTGTGGCCGCTCGTCGTGCTGGACGCCGGCAACCCCACCGTCCAGGTGGCCCTGGAAAAGCTGCAGAGCGGCTACTACGTCGACTATTCCCTCGTCCTGGCCGGCACGACCCTGGCCACGATTCCCATCCTCATCGTCTTCGTCCTCCTCGGCCGCCAGATCGTGGCCGGGATCATGCAAGGTGCCGTGAAAGGGTGA
- a CDS encoding LacI family DNA-binding transcriptional regulator: protein MEDVAAFAGVSRSTASRALNDDAYVSAAAREKVLSAARDLGYSPNQAARSLVTRRTGAVAVVLSEPESRLLDDPYRAAVMRAGYRELADVGRQMVLIFSDIREDLSRTVRFLEGGHVDGALVFAPHRADPLPKALRLLRIPVVFGGQAAGIRRGVHVVDFDNEGGARLAVQHLVAAGRRRIATIAGPQDQSAPIDRLAGWRKTLLDAGLDPADLAEEADFTLSGGANAMSALLARHPDIDAVFVASDMMAVGALRTLGGAGRRVPDDVAMVSFDDNVTLAPAMDPPLTSVHQDPREQVHAMVETLMRLLDDHNLKPRQHILPVSLAVRASS, encoded by the coding sequence CTGGAGGACGTCGCGGCGTTCGCCGGCGTGTCGCGGTCGACGGCGTCGCGCGCGTTGAACGACGACGCGTACGTCAGCGCGGCGGCGCGCGAGAAGGTGCTCTCCGCCGCCCGTGACCTGGGCTATTCGCCGAACCAGGCGGCCCGGTCGCTGGTCACGCGCCGCACCGGGGCGGTCGCGGTGGTGCTGTCGGAGCCGGAGTCCCGGCTGCTCGACGACCCGTACCGCGCCGCCGTCATGCGGGCCGGCTACCGGGAGCTCGCCGACGTCGGGCGGCAGATGGTGCTGATCTTCAGTGACATCCGCGAGGACCTGAGCCGGACGGTCCGGTTCCTCGAGGGCGGCCACGTCGACGGCGCGCTGGTGTTCGCGCCGCACCGCGCCGACCCGCTGCCCAAGGCGCTGCGGCTGCTGCGCATCCCGGTGGTGTTCGGCGGCCAGGCGGCCGGCATCCGCCGCGGCGTGCACGTCGTCGACTTCGACAACGAAGGCGGCGCCCGGCTGGCGGTCCAGCACCTGGTCGCGGCCGGACGGCGGCGGATCGCCACGATCGCCGGCCCCCAGGACCAGAGCGCCCCGATCGACCGCCTGGCCGGCTGGCGCAAGACCCTCCTCGACGCCGGGCTCGACCCCGCCGACCTGGCCGAAGAAGCCGATTTCACCCTTTCGGGCGGCGCGAACGCCATGTCCGCCCTGCTGGCGAGGCACCCGGACATCGACGCGGTGTTCGTCGCCAGCGACATGATGGCGGTGGGCGCCCTGCGCACCCTCGGCGGCGCGGGCCGCCGCGTCCCGGACGACGTCGCGATGGTCAGCTTCGACGACAACGTGACACTGGCCCCGGCCATGGACCCGCCCCTGACGTCGGTCCACCAGGACCCGCGCGAGCAGGTCCACGCCATGGTCGAGACCCTGATGCGCCTGCTCGACGACCACAACCTCAAGCCGCGCCAGCACATCCTCCCGGTCTCGCTGGCGGTCCGCGCCTCGAGCTGA
- a CDS encoding GAF and ANTAR domain-containing protein, giving the protein MTGGHEQLTARLDEVTLAMESLTAMLDSELDLGQMLQAVCDHAVQVVPGADMASITLVRDGVPETVASTDQRAVNFDREQYRIGDGPCLRAAETGQPVRVGVGAVGDLWPQFVSSAGQLGVASFLAAPLTVDEDMSGAVNLFGFGEHGFSELGTKILELYTATVVFGLRSARRYFAARELVDQLNRALETRAVIDQAKGILMAAHRITAEEAFQRLVKRSQDGNRKLHEVAAEFVTAVATTTA; this is encoded by the coding sequence ATGACGGGCGGCCATGAGCAGCTCACCGCGCGGCTGGACGAAGTCACGCTCGCGATGGAGTCGCTGACCGCGATGCTGGACAGCGAGCTCGACCTCGGCCAGATGCTGCAGGCGGTGTGCGACCACGCCGTGCAGGTGGTGCCCGGGGCCGACATGGCCAGCATCACCCTGGTGCGCGACGGGGTGCCGGAGACGGTGGCCAGCACCGACCAGCGGGCGGTGAACTTCGACCGCGAGCAGTACCGGATCGGGGACGGACCGTGCCTGCGCGCGGCGGAGACGGGCCAGCCGGTCCGCGTCGGCGTCGGCGCGGTCGGGGACCTGTGGCCGCAGTTCGTCTCCTCGGCCGGGCAACTGGGCGTGGCGAGCTTCCTCGCCGCACCGCTGACGGTGGACGAGGACATGTCCGGCGCGGTGAACCTGTTCGGCTTCGGCGAGCACGGCTTCAGCGAGCTGGGCACCAAGATCCTCGAGCTCTACACGGCCACGGTGGTGTTCGGCCTCCGCAGCGCGCGGCGTTACTTCGCGGCCCGCGAGCTGGTCGACCAGCTCAACCGGGCCCTGGAAACCCGTGCGGTGATCGACCAGGCCAAGGGAATCCTGATGGCCGCCCACCGCATCACGGCGGAGGAAGCCTTCCAGCGGCTGGTGAAGCGTTCCCAGGACGGCAACCGGAAGCTCCACGAGGTGGCGGCGGAGTTCGTGACCGCGGTGGCGACGACGACCGCGTGA
- a CDS encoding Ku protein — MARPVWSGALSLGLVTVPVELYPAVADHTIHFHQFERGTSDRIRNRRVNERTGEEVTQDEIVKGYDLGGGDHVLVEPDELDEIAPERSRRIDIEQFVELDEIDPWFFDKTYWLKPAKEDFAKAYGLLLQAMDRSEKAGIAKFVLRGKEYLAAVRAGEDVMVLNTLHFVADLRKPKDVMGKLPQLPKPRPKELDMALALVDEMTAPWKPEDYRDEYSKRVEELIKAKEAGKEITHEEEPEPSADVVDLFEALSRSVKNRKGGGKEPKKKAGKKLSELSKSDLDKLAREQGVKGRSKMTRAELEKALKAS, encoded by the coding sequence ATGGCCCGGCCCGTCTGGAGCGGCGCACTGAGCCTGGGACTGGTCACCGTGCCGGTGGAGCTGTACCCGGCGGTGGCGGACCACACGATCCACTTCCACCAGTTCGAACGCGGGACGTCGGACCGCATCCGCAACCGGCGGGTCAACGAGCGGACCGGCGAAGAGGTCACCCAGGACGAAATCGTCAAGGGCTACGACCTCGGCGGCGGCGACCACGTGCTCGTCGAACCGGACGAACTGGACGAGATCGCGCCCGAGCGGTCGCGCCGGATCGACATCGAGCAGTTCGTCGAGCTCGACGAGATCGACCCGTGGTTCTTCGACAAGACGTACTGGCTCAAGCCGGCGAAGGAGGACTTCGCCAAGGCGTACGGCCTGCTGCTGCAGGCGATGGACCGCAGCGAGAAGGCCGGTATCGCCAAATTCGTACTGCGCGGCAAGGAGTACCTCGCGGCCGTCCGCGCCGGCGAGGACGTGATGGTGCTCAACACCCTGCACTTCGTCGCCGACCTGCGGAAGCCGAAGGACGTCATGGGCAAGCTGCCGCAGCTGCCGAAACCGCGGCCCAAGGAGCTCGACATGGCGCTCGCGCTGGTCGACGAGATGACCGCGCCCTGGAAACCCGAGGACTACCGCGACGAATACTCCAAGCGCGTCGAAGAGCTGATCAAGGCGAAGGAAGCAGGCAAGGAGATCACCCACGAGGAGGAGCCGGAGCCCTCGGCCGACGTCGTCGACCTGTTCGAGGCGTTGTCGCGCAGCGTGAAGAACCGCAAGGGCGGCGGCAAGGAGCCGAAGAAGAAGGCCGGGAAGAAACTGTCCGAGCTGTCGAAGTCCGATTTGGACAAGCTGGCTCGCGAGCAGGGCGTGAAGGGCCGCTCGAAGATGACGCGGGCCGAGCTCGAGAAGGCCCTGAAAGCATCGTGA
- a CDS encoding GH1 family beta-glucosidase produces MNMSVHPDSVRAETALMFPPGFVWGAATASFQVEGATTADGRTDSVWDVFARRPGAVRGGDNGEPAADHYRRYSEDVGLMRRLNLGAYRFSLAWPRVRPDGGAPNAAGLGFYDRLVDCLLESGIQPWATLYHWDLPQALEEKGGWTNRDTAYRFAEYAETVLERLGDRVASWSTLNEPWCAAMLGYAGGIHAPGRTDHPAAVAATHHLLLGHGLAMDIIRRHARDVPAGITLNLYPVAPHDPANVSDVSAARRIDGLQNRLFLDPVLRGGYPDDLVTDLEPFGLGSVVRDEDAAIIAAHVDWLGVNYYRDYRVAGRPVPGSEPAGPEWVGAGDVHFVPDPAAPRTDSGWEVQPAGLTESLLQVHRGYRQLPLYITENGAAYPDVVSDGGDIVDTDRVAFLDSHLRACHDAIQAGVDLRGYFYWSLLDNFEWAEGYAKRFGLVHVDYDTQRRTPKQSAHWYSRVIGLNGLG; encoded by the coding sequence GTGAACATGTCCGTACATCCCGACAGCGTTCGGGCGGAGACCGCGTTGATGTTCCCGCCTGGCTTCGTCTGGGGCGCCGCCACCGCGTCGTTCCAGGTGGAAGGAGCCACGACGGCCGACGGGCGCACCGACTCGGTCTGGGACGTCTTCGCCCGCCGCCCGGGTGCGGTCCGGGGCGGCGACAACGGCGAACCGGCGGCCGACCACTACCGGCGGTACTCCGAAGACGTCGGGCTGATGCGCCGGCTCAACCTCGGCGCCTACCGCTTCTCGCTGGCGTGGCCGCGGGTGCGGCCGGACGGCGGCGCGCCGAACGCCGCCGGGCTCGGCTTCTACGACCGGCTGGTCGACTGCCTGCTCGAGTCCGGGATCCAGCCGTGGGCGACGCTGTACCACTGGGACCTGCCGCAGGCCCTGGAGGAGAAGGGCGGCTGGACCAACCGGGACACCGCCTACCGGTTCGCCGAATACGCCGAGACCGTGCTGGAGCGGCTGGGTGACCGCGTCGCCAGCTGGTCGACGCTCAACGAGCCCTGGTGCGCGGCGATGCTCGGCTACGCGGGCGGCATCCACGCGCCCGGCCGCACCGACCACCCGGCGGCGGTGGCCGCCACGCACCACCTGCTGCTGGGCCACGGCCTGGCCATGGACATCATCCGGCGGCACGCCCGGGACGTCCCGGCCGGCATCACGCTGAACCTGTACCCGGTCGCCCCGCACGACCCGGCGAACGTCTCCGACGTCTCCGCGGCCCGGCGGATCGACGGCCTGCAGAACCGGCTGTTCCTCGACCCGGTGCTGCGCGGCGGCTACCCGGACGACCTGGTCACCGACCTCGAGCCGTTCGGCCTGGGCTCGGTCGTGCGCGACGAGGACGCCGCGATCATCGCCGCGCACGTCGACTGGCTGGGCGTGAACTACTACCGCGACTACCGCGTCGCGGGCCGCCCGGTGCCGGGCAGCGAGCCGGCGGGCCCCGAGTGGGTCGGCGCGGGTGACGTGCACTTCGTCCCGGACCCGGCGGCGCCCCGCACGGACTCCGGGTGGGAGGTCCAGCCGGCCGGGCTGACCGAGTCCCTGCTGCAGGTGCACCGCGGCTACCGGCAGCTGCCGCTGTACATCACGGAGAACGGCGCGGCCTACCCCGACGTCGTCTCCGACGGCGGTGACATCGTCGACACCGACCGCGTGGCGTTCCTCGACTCCCACCTGCGGGCCTGCCACGACGCGATCCAGGCCGGCGTCGACCTGCGCGGGTACTTCTACTGGTCGCTGCTGGACAACTTCGAGTGGGCCGAGGGCTACGCGAAGCGGTTCGGCCTGGTCCACGTCGACTACGACACGCAGCGGCGGACGCCGAAGCAGAGCGCCCACTGGTACTCCCGGGTGATCGGCCTCAACGGGCTCGGCTGA
- a CDS encoding UdgX family uracil-DNA binding protein (This protein belongs to the uracil DNA glycosylase superfamily, members of which act in excision repair of DNA. However, it belongs more specifically to UdgX branch, whose founding member was found to bind uracil in DNA (where it does not belong), without cleaving it, appears to promote DNA repair by a pathway involving RecA, rather than base excision.): MPDSRGAEPPDTTDLDRLRSAASGCRGCPLYQDATQTVFGEGDAGAQVLVVGEQPGDKEDLAGEPFVGPAGKLLDRAFEEAGFDRRSLYVTNAVKHFKFKREGKRRIHQKPGRTEVVACRPWLLAELRAVRPELVLLLGATAAQSLLGPKFRLTAHRGEPVEAPADVADLVPSALATVHPSAVLRAPDRDDAYAAFVADLRAAAKLLG; the protein is encoded by the coding sequence ATGCCGGATTCCCGCGGTGCCGAGCCACCGGACACCACCGACCTCGACCGGTTGCGGTCGGCGGCGTCCGGTTGCCGGGGTTGCCCGCTCTACCAGGACGCCACGCAGACCGTCTTCGGCGAAGGCGACGCCGGGGCGCAGGTCCTCGTCGTCGGCGAGCAGCCCGGCGACAAGGAAGACCTCGCGGGTGAGCCGTTCGTGGGACCGGCCGGGAAACTGCTGGACCGCGCCTTCGAGGAAGCCGGCTTCGACCGGCGGTCGTTGTACGTCACCAACGCGGTCAAGCACTTCAAGTTCAAGCGCGAGGGGAAGCGCCGCATCCACCAGAAGCCGGGCCGCACCGAGGTGGTCGCGTGCCGCCCGTGGCTGCTGGCCGAGCTGCGCGCGGTGCGCCCGGAGCTGGTGCTGTTGCTGGGCGCGACGGCCGCTCAGTCGTTGCTGGGCCCGAAGTTCCGGCTCACCGCCCACCGCGGCGAGCCGGTGGAAGCACCGGCGGACGTCGCCGACCTGGTGCCGTCGGCGCTGGCCACGGTCCACCCGTCGGCGGTGCTGCGGGCCCCGGACCGCGACGACGCCTACGCGGCCTTCGTCGCCGATCTGCGTGCGGCGGCGAAGCTGCTCGGCTGA
- a CDS encoding extracellular solute-binding protein, which translates to MRTIRNGLVLALGITMTALGASACSGGGDTNTPAAANPNEKVDLTLATFTEFGYEALIPEYERLHPNIKITHRKTGQGGPYHEELVTKLAAGSGLADVTALEEGHLSDFLDKGSKFNDLSKIGPADASADRWLPWKYDAAKTKDGKLIGYGTDIGPLAMCYRKDMFKAAGLPDDPEAVKPLFATWDSYFAAGADFVKKSNGKAWFDSAAQNFNAMVNQLPQGYINTDDKLAVETNQGIKDAWAKVTDAVAKGESAKLTAFSNEWNTGFKQGAFATKVCPAWMLGVIKEQAGPENAGKWAVTAAFPGGGGNWGGSYLTVPTQSKHPKEAAELAAWLTAPEQQIKAFQAKGTFPSQVKALSDPALLSYTNDYFGDTKVGALFAEQAKKVQKPQYKGPGDGQIQENASSPALQAVEQGKSAADGWNQMVEAAKKITR; encoded by the coding sequence GTGAGAACGATCCGGAACGGCCTGGTCCTGGCACTGGGTATCACGATGACGGCGCTCGGCGCCTCGGCCTGCAGCGGAGGCGGTGACACCAACACGCCGGCGGCCGCGAACCCGAACGAGAAGGTCGACCTGACGCTGGCGACGTTCACCGAGTTCGGTTACGAGGCCCTCATCCCGGAGTACGAGCGGCTGCACCCCAACATCAAGATCACCCACCGCAAGACCGGCCAGGGCGGCCCCTACCACGAGGAACTCGTCACGAAGCTGGCCGCGGGCTCGGGCCTGGCCGACGTGACGGCGCTCGAGGAGGGCCACCTTTCCGACTTCCTCGACAAGGGCTCCAAGTTCAACGACCTGAGCAAGATCGGCCCGGCCGACGCCTCCGCCGACCGCTGGCTGCCCTGGAAGTACGACGCCGCCAAGACCAAGGACGGCAAGCTCATCGGCTACGGCACCGACATCGGGCCGCTCGCCATGTGCTACCGCAAGGACATGTTCAAGGCCGCCGGCCTGCCGGACGACCCCGAGGCCGTGAAGCCCCTGTTCGCCACCTGGGACAGCTACTTCGCCGCCGGCGCGGACTTCGTCAAGAAGAGCAACGGCAAGGCCTGGTTCGACTCGGCCGCACAGAACTTCAACGCGATGGTCAACCAGCTCCCCCAGGGCTACATCAACACCGACGACAAGCTCGCCGTCGAGACCAACCAGGGCATCAAGGACGCCTGGGCCAAGGTCACCGACGCGGTCGCCAAGGGCGAGTCGGCCAAGCTCACCGCGTTCAGCAACGAGTGGAACACCGGCTTCAAGCAGGGCGCGTTCGCCACGAAGGTGTGCCCCGCCTGGATGCTCGGCGTGATCAAGGAGCAGGCCGGCCCGGAGAACGCCGGCAAGTGGGCCGTCACCGCGGCCTTCCCCGGCGGCGGCGGCAACTGGGGTGGTTCGTACCTGACCGTCCCGACGCAGTCCAAGCACCCGAAGGAGGCCGCCGAGCTCGCGGCCTGGCTGACCGCCCCGGAGCAGCAGATCAAGGCGTTCCAGGCCAAGGGCACCTTCCCCAGCCAGGTCAAGGCGCTCTCGGACCCGGCGCTGCTGAGCTACACCAACGACTACTTCGGCGACACGAAGGTCGGCGCGCTGTTCGCCGAGCAGGCCAAGAAGGTGCAGAAGCCGCAGTACAAGGGCCCCGGCGACGGCCAGATCCAGGAGAACGCGTCCAGCCCGGCACTGCAGGCGGTCGAGCAGGGCAAGTCGGCGGCGGACGGCTGGAACCAGATGGTCGAAGCCGCGAAGAAGATCACGCGCTGA